From one Eucalyptus grandis isolate ANBG69807.140 chromosome 9, ASM1654582v1, whole genome shotgun sequence genomic stretch:
- the LOC120286107 gene encoding F-box protein CPR1-like yields the protein MHWSALEFDVPWAESKYVSIVSFDVAGEVFDEMPLPEEIVRMDNGRLSVYLAVLNDLLAVFANLNKALGHPGPDSVCSIWVMREYGVHESWTKMYSFEARGLVTNFNGFTRNGELLMEIGGLEQVSWNPITGQYANLPLPPQSDLVTVIESIVSP from the coding sequence ATGCACTGGTCTGCTTTGGAGTTTGATGTTCCGTGGGCTGAGAGTAAATACGTATCGATAGTCTCGTTCGATGTGGCAGGTgaggtgtttgatgaaatgcctcTTCCAGAAGAGATTGTTCGCATGGACAATGGCAGGTTATCAGTGTACCTGGCAGTGTTGAATGACTTGCTGGCTGTGTTTGCCAATCTCAATAAGGCACTTGGGCATCCTGGACCAGATTCTGTCTGCTCTATTTGGGTTATGAGGGAGTATGGTGTCCACGAGTCTTGGACTAAGATGTATTCTTTCGAGGCTCGTGGgctcgtgacaaattttaatgGTTTCACGAGAAATGGTGAGCTTCTCATGGAAATAGGTGGTCTAGAACAAGTTTCTTGGAATCCAATCACGGGCCAATACGCAAATCTTCCACTGCCACCGCAAAGCGATTTGGTCACTGTCATAGAGAGCATTGTTTCACCTTAA
- the LOC104420125 gene encoding putative F-box protein At3g16210, whose translation MSSSDDEAKLPQDVAVEILKRLPARSLLRFRCVCRSWRSTIDDPRFAALHLSHSALHASNWHLLWLHWGGLRNLCSLFSNESLDMPSQSEIGMPFANPRNIHGPVGSCNGLICVKEISARRYGQTMYLWNLFARKHKVVPRSGLDSRFFLVGFPCGVLGIPREVLGFGFDARSNDYKIVKILYLLDNNHRCIGGMKPWVETYSSV comes from the coding sequence ATGAGTTCCTCCGACGACGAAGCGAAGCTCCCTCAGGACGTCGCCGTCGAGATCCTGAAGCGGTTGCCGGCGAGATCCCTCCTCCGATTCAGGTGCGTGTGCCGGTCATGGCGTTCGACCATCGACGACCCTCGTTTCGCGGCCCTCCACTTGAGCCACTCCGCTCTCCACGCCTCCAATTGGCATCTCCTGTGGCTGCACTGGGGCGGTCTCCGGAACCTGTGCTCTCTGTTTTCCAACGAGTCTCTTGACATGCCTTCTCAGTCGGAAATCGGAATGCCCTTCGCCAATCCTCGCAACATTCACGGTCCTGTTGGTTCGTGTAATGGCTTGATCTGCGTCAAAGAAATTTCCGCAAGGCGGTATGGCCAGACGATGTATTTGTGGAATCTATTCGCCAGAAAGCACAAGGTGGTTCCTCGATCTGGTCTGGACAGTCGGTTCTTTCTCGTGGGGTTTCCCTGTGGAGTTCTGGGGATTCCCCGTGAAGTTCTGGGCTTCGGCTTTGACGCCAGGTCGAATGACTATAAGATTGTTAAAATTCTCTATCTTTTAGATAATAATCATCGTTGCATTGGTGGGATGAAGCCTTGGGTCGAGACTTATTCCTCGGTATAG